TATGAGAAATCAGTTCGCTGGCAGCAGGACTGAGGCCTCCGGCGCCCAGCTGATCCACACCCCCTGCCCTTCATCGACGCAAGCCTCGACGCTGCGGGTGAGCTTCTGGGCGGCGACCGCGATGCGCGCGGAATGGCCCGGCGCCTCGACATAATAATGACTGCGATCGCCGAGATAGGCCTCGGGGCCCATGCGGCCGGCGATGGTGTTGGGCCCCGGCGCCGGCTTCGTCTTGAGCAGCCTGAGCTTCTCCGGTCGCACCGCCACGCTGACGCGGTCTCCGACTTGCGGCCGGTGATCGCCCATCCCCGCCAGGAGGGTGCCGAGCGGCCCGCCGTCGATCTCCACGTCGCTCCCGCGCAGCGCCGTCACGCGCCCCTCGAAGAAGTTCATCGTGCCGATGAAGTCCGCCACTGTCCGGCAGTTCGGCGTCTCATAGATGCGCGTCGCCGTGTCGATCTGCAGCACCTTGCCGCGCGCCATGATGGCGATGCGGTCGGACATGGTGAGCGCCTCTTCCTGGTCATGCGTCACGAAGACGAAAGTGATGCCGACCTGGCGCTGGATCTGGCGCAATTCGAGTTGCATCTCCTCGCGAAGCTTCTTGTCAAGCGCGCCCAGCGGCTCATCAAGCAGCAGCACCTTCGGCTTGCAGACGAGCGCCCGCGCCAAAGCGACGCGCTGGCGCTGGCCGCCCGACAATTGATCGGGACGGCGTGATCCATAGCCCGGCAGCTTGATGGTCTCGAGCGCCTGGTCGATGATGGCGTCAAGCTCCTTCTTGGGCAGGCGCAGGCGCGCCAGGCCATAGCCGATATTGGCGCGCACATCGAGATGCGGGAAGATCGCATAGTTCTGGAACACCATATTGGTCGGCCGCCGGTTGGGCGCGATCTTCGACATCGGCTGGCCGTCGATGAGGATCTCGCCGCGGCTCGGCTGCTCGAAACCCGCCAGCATGCGCAGCAGGGTTGTCTTGCCGCAGCCCGAGGGACCGAGCAGCGAGAAGAACTCGCCACGCCCGATGTCGAAGGAGACATCCTCGACCGCGTGGACGGCGCCGAAGGATTTGCCGACGCCGCGGATGGAGATGTAGGATTGGGATGCGGTCATGGGTCGCGCCTCATTTGGCCGGAACGTCGCGCCGCCGCAGCCACTCGGACAGAGCGACCGCGACGAAGGAGAACAGCAGGATCAGGCTGCCCAGCGCCAGCACGCCCGGCAGCTTGTTCGGGAAGCGCAGCTGGCTGAAGATGAACATCGGCAGTGTTGCCTCATTGCCGGCGAGGAAGAAGGCAAGCACGAATTCATCGAAGGAGATGGTGAAGGAGAGCAGCAGGCTCGCCACAATGCCGGGCAGCGCCAAGGGCACGGTGATGCGCCAGAAGGTCCGCCAGGCGCTTTCGCCGAGATCGAGGGACGCCTCCTCGAGGCTCCTGTCGAAGCCTTCGAGCCGCGACACCAGCACCAGCGTCGAGAACGGCAGGCACAGCAGCACATGCCCGGCGCCGACGGTGAGGAGCGACAGCGGGATCTCGAAGATCTGCCGCGCGATGACGAGAAGCCCGATGCCGAGGATCAGCACCGGCACGAGGAGCGGCAGCAGCAGCAAGCCGGTGATGAGCCGCTTGCCCGGCAGATAGGGCCGCGTCAGGCCCTTGGCGGCGAGGAGCCCGAGCACCGTGCAGATCACCGAAACCGAGAGCGCCAGCTTCAGGCTGTTCTCGAGCGCCTGCAACAAGGGACCATTGCCGGCCATCTCCCGGTACCATGCGAGAGTGAAGCCCTTCAGCGGGAAGGCGATATAGATGCTGTCGTTGAAGGAGAAGAGCGGCAGCAGCAATACCGGCGCATAGAGAAACAGCAGATAGAGCACCGCATAGATGAAAAGCGCGTCGATGCGAAAGAGCCGGCCCATGGTCACGCTCCCTTGCCCGCAGGCCGGCCGGTGCCGACGAGCTTGAGGAACAGGCAGACCAAAAGCGTGATCGCCAGCATCGCGGTGATCGAGACGGCCGCCCCCAAGGGTGCGTTATTGGCCTTGCCGAACAGCGACTGGATGATATTGCCGATCATCACGCCTTCGGTGCCGCCGACCAGAGTCGGCGTGATGTAATCGCCGACAGTGGGGATGAAGACCAGCAGGACAGCGGCGATCAGTCCCGGCATCGACAGCGGCAAGGTCACGCGGAAGAAGCGCCGCAACGGTCCGTCGCCGAGATCGGTCGCCGCCTCCAGCAGCGACTTATCAATCTTCTCGAGCGAGACATAGATCGGCAATATGGCGAAGGCCGCCCAGCTATGGGCGAGCGTTCCCGTCACCGCGATCGGATTGTAGAGCAGGAATTCGAGCGGCTTGTCGATGAGGCCCAGCGAGATGAGGCCGGAATTGATGACGCCGTTGAAGCCCAGGATCACCTTCCAGGCGAAGACGCGCAGGAGGTAGCTGGTCCAGAACGGCACCGTGATCAGGATCAGCCAGACGAGCTTGTGCCGCTTGACGCTGAAGGCCAGGAAATAGGCCATGGGATACGCGAGCAGCACGACCAGGATGGTCGCGCTGAGCGACATCTTGATCGAGCGCCACAGCAGCGTCAGATAGATCGGCTTCTCGAACATGCCGAAGGGATTGGCGAAGAAATCGACAGGTCTGTCGGCGAGCGCGAAGATCGTCGCGTAGTTCTTGACTGTGAAGTCCTTGATCAGGGTGAAGTAGTCCTGGGTCCAGAAGCTCAGGGTGATCAGCGCCAAAAGCGGCAGCACGAGCATGGCAGCCATCACCAGCAGCGCCGGCGACAGCAACAGATAGCCGCGCAGGCTTTCCGATCTCATGGCTGGTCCGGGACCGCGCATGGCCTAGAGCCGGGCGGCGAGCGCGGCGGCGCTCTGCCTGAGATCGGCGTCCGGATTTGTGGAGATGATCTCGAAGACGAGCGTCGAGGCGAGATCGAGCTCGTTTATGCTGCGCGCCAGCGCCTCGAGCGGCACGATGCCACGAGCTGTCCCGAAGGCGCGATGCTCCGGCACCTCGGCGCGCGTATCTGAGAGATGCACCGCCTGGAGCCTCGGCCTCAACAGGGCCAGGCTCTCGGCCAGATCCTCCTGCAGGAAGGCGGCATTGGCGATGTCATAGGCGATGCCGATATCGTCGTCACCATGTTCGGCGAGCGCCACCATCAGGTCGGCGGCGCGCGGCAGGATCGACATCGGCATGTTCTCGACCAAAAGCGTGACGCCAAGCCTCCTGGCCGCGGTGTTGAGCGTCGCCAGCCCCTCGTGGAACCAGCCGAGCGTCGCCTCGCGCGGCATTGGCAACAGACCATTGGGCTTCCCCGGCCCGATGATGAGCGCACGCACGTCGAGATCGGCGGCAAGCTCGAGCCCGCTGCGCATCGACGCCAGCGAATAGGCGCGCATTTCCGGCGTCGCGCCGGCGATATTGAGATCCATATTGGGCTGGTTGAGCGCGGTGATCCTGATCCCTTCGGCAGCGGCGAAGCGGCGCAGCGTCAGACGATCGGCCGGCGACAGCTCCGATGGCCAGAGATGGCCCGGAAACATCATGAGCTCGAAGCTGCGATACCCCTCCCTCATGAGATGCCTGACGCAATCGGCGGCGCTCATGGCATACATGTAGGAACAGGAGTTCACGCCGAAAGGCGGTGCCGCGACAGCCATGGCCTCAGTCTCAGTTGTAATCGACCGGTGTGGCATCGGAGCCCTTGCCGTGGCGCGCCCAATAGCCGTCGCGCAGGCGTTGGGTGACGGCGCCCAGCCGGTCATTGCCGTAGATGCGCCCGTCGAGCCGCGTCACCGGCATCACGCCGCCACCGGTCGAGGTGATGAAGATCTCATCCGCCTCGCGCAGCTCGTCAGCACTGATCTTGCGCACTTCCGCCTCGAGCCCCTGCTCCTGGGCGAGTTCGAGCACGGTGCGTCGCGTCACACCTTCGAGCACGCCCGCATCCGGCGTCACCACCTTGTTGCCGATGACGGCGAAAACATTGAAGCCCGGTCCTTCGGTGAGATTGCCGTCATAATCGAGCAGAAACACCGTATCGGCATTCTTGTCATAGGCTTCCCAGATGCTGCGCACCGAATCGAGATGATGGAAGTTCTTCACTTTCGGATCGACCGATCCGGGCGGGATGCGGAAGGTGGAGCCGATGATGACATGCAACCCGTTCTCGCGCTTCTCCGGCGAAGCGAGCCAGACGAAGGGAATGGAATAGGCGATGAAGCGGTTCTGGCACAGCCGCATGTCACGGCTGCCGACCGGCGGACGCCCGCGCGTGCAGATCATCGCCACATAGGCATCGCGATAACCGCTGCGCTTGACGCATTCCATCAGGATCGCGCGGACTTCGTCGCGGCTATAGGGGATCTTGTAGCGCAGGGCATCCATCGAGGCGAAGAAGCGATCGAGATGCGCCTCGAGCCGGAAGAAGCTGCCCTGCCACACATGAGCCACGTCATAGGTGACGTCCGAGCGGGTGAAGCCGAAATCGAAGACCGACACCGTCGCCTCGCTCACTGGCACGAATTTGCCATTGACGAAGGCGACGCCCGGAATGTCCTCGACGGGCCGGGTGTCTTTTTCGATTTTCTCGATGATCGTCATTGTTTCCTCCCTGGGGTCTTTGCCGCTCAAGCTCCGATCACGGTGATCTCACGCGGCGTGCGGCGGTTCAGTGCTTCCTTGCCGGTCTCCGTCATCACCAGGATCTCCTCGATGGTGATGTCGCAGCCATTGCCGTAGGTCAGATTGGGCTCGACCGAAACCACAAGACCCGGGGTGAGCTCCGTTTCGTCATTACGCGTGATCGAGGGCGCCTCGGTGATCTGGAAACCGATGCCGTGGCCCATGCGCTCGCCGCGCGCCGCCGGCCCCTCGCCCGAGAGCACTTTATATTGCGCGTGCCAGACGTCGCGTGTGCGCACGCCGGGTTTCATTGCCTGGAGCCCTGCCTCGGTCGAGCGCCAGACGAGATCATAGGCATGTTTCGTCGCCTTGTCGGGCTCACCGATCCCGAAAATGCGCGGCACGTCGGTGAAATAGCCGTCGATCTGGCCGCAGACATGGAGGAGCAGCACATCGCCCTTCTGCATCGGCTGGTCGGTCGAGGGGAGGATAGTCGAGGTGTAGCCGCCGGGGCCCGAGGTCGAGATCAGATAGGGCACCGCATCGGCGCCGTTCTGCATCAGATGCAGGCTGAGCTTGCGGGCGATACTGCGCTCGCTGTCGCCCGGTTCATAGAGGCTCGGCAGCACATCGAGACTGTCACAGACAATGTCGCCGGCAAGCTTTATGCGGGCCACTTCGCCGGGTGACTTCACGCTGCGCAGCCGCGCCATCAACTTGCTGCAATCGACGAAGG
This genomic stretch from Nordella sp. HKS 07 harbors:
- a CDS encoding ABC transporter permease, whose product is MGRLFRIDALFIYAVLYLLFLYAPVLLLPLFSFNDSIYIAFPLKGFTLAWYREMAGNGPLLQALENSLKLALSVSVICTVLGLLAAKGLTRPYLPGKRLITGLLLLPLLVPVLILGIGLLVIARQIFEIPLSLLTVGAGHVLLCLPFSTLVLVSRLEGFDRSLEEASLDLGESAWRTFWRITVPLALPGIVASLLLSFTISFDEFVLAFFLAGNEATLPMFIFSQLRFPNKLPGVLALGSLILLFSFVAVALSEWLRRRDVPAK
- a CDS encoding sugar phosphate isomerase/epimerase — translated: MAVAAPPFGVNSCSYMYAMSAADCVRHLMREGYRSFELMMFPGHLWPSELSPADRLTLRRFAAAEGIRITALNQPNMDLNIAGATPEMRAYSLASMRSGLELAADLDVRALIIGPGKPNGLLPMPREATLGWFHEGLATLNTAARRLGVTLLVENMPMSILPRAADLMVALAEHGDDDIGIAYDIANAAFLQEDLAESLALLRPRLQAVHLSDTRAEVPEHRAFGTARGIVPLEALARSINELDLASTLVFEIISTNPDADLRQSAAALAARL
- a CDS encoding aminotransferase class IV — protein: MTIIEKIEKDTRPVEDIPGVAFVNGKFVPVSEATVSVFDFGFTRSDVTYDVAHVWQGSFFRLEAHLDRFFASMDALRYKIPYSRDEVRAILMECVKRSGYRDAYVAMICTRGRPPVGSRDMRLCQNRFIAYSIPFVWLASPEKRENGLHVIIGSTFRIPPGSVDPKVKNFHHLDSVRSIWEAYDKNADTVFLLDYDGNLTEGPGFNVFAVIGNKVVTPDAGVLEGVTRRTVLELAQEQGLEAEVRKISADELREADEIFITSTGGGVMPVTRLDGRIYGNDRLGAVTQRLRDGYWARHGKGSDATPVDYN
- a CDS encoding ABC transporter permease codes for the protein MRSESLRGYLLLSPALLVMAAMLVLPLLALITLSFWTQDYFTLIKDFTVKNYATIFALADRPVDFFANPFGMFEKPIYLTLLWRSIKMSLSATILVVLLAYPMAYFLAFSVKRHKLVWLILITVPFWTSYLLRVFAWKVILGFNGVINSGLISLGLIDKPLEFLLYNPIAVTGTLAHSWAAFAILPIYVSLEKIDKSLLEAATDLGDGPLRRFFRVTLPLSMPGLIAAVLLVFIPTVGDYITPTLVGGTEGVMIGNIIQSLFGKANNAPLGAAVSITAMLAITLLVCLFLKLVGTGRPAGKGA
- a CDS encoding ABC transporter ATP-binding protein; translated protein: MTASQSYISIRGVGKSFGAVHAVEDVSFDIGRGEFFSLLGPSGCGKTTLLRMLAGFEQPSRGEILIDGQPMSKIAPNRRPTNMVFQNYAIFPHLDVRANIGYGLARLRLPKKELDAIIDQALETIKLPGYGSRRPDQLSGGQRQRVALARALVCKPKVLLLDEPLGALDKKLREEMQLELRQIQRQVGITFVFVTHDQEEALTMSDRIAIMARGKVLQIDTATRIYETPNCRTVADFIGTMNFFEGRVTALRGSDVEIDGGPLGTLLAGMGDHRPQVGDRVSVAVRPEKLRLLKTKPAPGPNTIAGRMGPEAYLGDRSHYYVEAPGHSARIAVAAQKLTRSVEACVDEGQGVWISWAPEASVLLPAN
- a CDS encoding Xaa-Pro peptidase family protein, yielding MKSARQRPAAFTRPEFEARMERARAMMTEAKLDALLITSEFNFNYLTGLVTPFWLSLTRPWFFILPRTGDPVAIVSEHGAVVMRATSAIDRIKTWPSPQPGDEGVSLVSSTLLEVKREFGRIGAELGPECRLGLPFNDFLAIRDRIQPLTFVDCSKLMARLRSVKSPGEVARIKLAGDIVCDSLDVLPSLYEPGDSERSIARKLSLHLMQNGADAVPYLISTSGPGGYTSTILPSTDQPMQKGDVLLLHVCGQIDGYFTDVPRIFGIGEPDKATKHAYDLVWRSTEAGLQAMKPGVRTRDVWHAQYKVLSGEGPAARGERMGHGIGFQITEAPSITRNDETELTPGLVVSVEPNLTYGNGCDITIEEILVMTETGKEALNRRTPREITVIGA